In Nostoc edaphicum CCNP1411, the sequence TCTGAACTGCTGCCCCAAGATGAAAAGGTTACAGATTCTCTAGCAACACAACCACCGCCACTATTACAGCTAACTTTAGATCAGGATACTTACATTGCTCGTTGGGGACACGCTCTTACAATCAATGGACACATAGAACTCCAAGAAAAGACAAATCTAGATCAGGCTGAAACATTATCTCCAGAAAGCCTGCGAGCAATTGAACTAGGAATTGAACTGCGATCGCCCCTAGAGTCGAAAATCTTGACCCAGGTACGGCGATCCTTGCCAGATCAGGAATTACCCTTCACCATCAATACCTCAATTGATATTCCTGCTGACTGTAAATCCAAGTTAATTTTGGCAGATATTAGTTTGTATGGTAAATTCACCGATGCTGGTGAAGTTATCCAGTTAGCTAGTCAGTCCTTCACCATTACAGCAGATGTAACGGAATTACTGGCAATCACAGCCGCAGCAAAATCTAGTACATCCTTAAATGACCCCATAACACCATCAGACTCATCTACTGCTTTCACAGAACCAGAGACACCTGTTAGGCTCGATTTGAAACTATTCAATCTGGTCAAAATTCCAAAAACAGACCAACCACAGATACTTAATCCATCCCCAAGCACACCCCTACCACCGCAAATAAATCTGCAAGTTCTGCGAGAAGCCACCCTGCGGACAACATCTAAGTTAAAAGCTTCAGGCACTTCGCCTCAATTGCCGAAACTGCCTCCTATTCAAACTGATGCCAACTCTCCCACAGATGTTGTTGCAGAACCCCCTATACAGGAGGAGCTTTTAGAAAAGGATGCTACTATAGCTGCCATCAACTTAGGGCAGTTGGTCATCAGGCAACGTCGAATGCCAATACTCGACACTACTTTGCCATACTTGAAACGGCTACAAGCTTTGCCAAGTGATCCAGAAGAAGAAGTAAAAAACAATGTCCCCGCAGATGCCTTGGAAGTTAAGGCGGCTGAAGACTTCCCACAGTTGGATGCAATTGTAGCTGAAGATGAAAATACACCTGAATTAGTAGTAGGTGATGCACAATTCCAGGAAGAATCTGTTGCTGAAGTAGAAGCCCAGCAAAATACACAATTCCAGGAAGAATTTGTTGCTGAAGTGGAAGCCCAGCAAAATACACAATTCCAGGAAGAATTTGTTGCTGAAGTGGAAGCCCAATCAAATACACAATTTCAGGAAGAATCCGTTGCTGAAGTAGAAGCCCAGCAAAATGCACAATTCATTACAACAGGCAATCTTTACTCATCTCCTTTACTCAGGAAGTGGATGCAGAGCCAAGGATACTCTTTGCCTGAATCCATCAATGATCTGCAACTTCAAGACTACGATAACTATGTTTCAGGGCAGCAGACACCCGTTTCTCTTAGTGCAGAAACTACGAATCTTGATATCAACTTGCCGTTAAATCTAGATACCAAGACGGAGAATAATCTGAGCGAAGATTGGGGTCACTCAGAACTTATCCTGACTGAGACATGGCACGAACAGGAAACATGGGAAGAAGATCAAGAGTTGGCTAACGAACTGAGGAACTTTGGGGAAGATGTAGACACAGCAGAGGAAGCGGATCTGGGGATAGGAGTAAATACGGAACTAGAAAAAGTATTAGAAGAAGCAACACTCTCATCGGCTCTGGTAACACAACTACCGCCCCCCCCTCCTCCGATAAAAGTAAATATAGCGTCAGCTTGGTTGGCGCAAGAAATCGTTGTAGATGATACATATAGTGAACTAGAAGCCGATGCAACCAGGAGTTACCTCTTTGAAGAAAAGGAGCAAGCAGTATTAGATTTATCCCCTTCCTTACCTATGATTGCAGCAACCAATAAGCCTTTGCCAATTCCACAGTTGCATGTGCCAGAAGGCGAACTAATTGCTGGCAAGTTTGTCATAGTGCGCGTAGTACTGCCTGAAGTACCTCCGCAAGTTGTTGTCAAGTTATGGCTTGAAGATTATCAAACTCGCTGGTTACTAGATGGGCCTCATTTATTGACAAATTTACTACCTAATGCATCAGGAGGGTTGGAAGTAATTACGCAATTAAACATTCCCTTTGGCTGTTTGGAAATTCGCTTGGAAGCGATCGCACTTGATCTGACAACCCAGCAGGAGAGTCACAAAGTTACAATAGTGCGAACTGTAATTCCTCCAGACTTGCCAAACTTAGAGCTAGATGAACTCCTGGGTATGTAACTTAGATATTGGGCGTTGGGAATTGGGAATTGGGCATTGGGCATTGGGCATTGGGCATTGGGCATTGCTTCTTCTCCCCCTGCTTCCCCTGCTTCCCCTGCTTCCCCTGCTCCCTCATTTCCCCCACTCTCAACATGGGCTGTGTTAAAAATATGAAAGAATTTCAAAAATCTGGCAGGATTTGCAGTAAGCTCATTTTGAATTGTAGTGTTATTTAACAGGAACTTTTACTATGGCAGCTTCCTTTTTGCCTTCTATCTTCGTTCCCATCATTGGTTGGGTTTTACCAGCTATAACCTTCGCGTTTCTATTTTTATACATTGAAAGCGACGATATCAGCTGATGTAGTCAATAGTCATTAGTCATTAGTCATTTGCAAGAAACAAATGACAAAGGATAAAGGACAAATGACTATCAAGCAAAATTAATACCGCCTATCTCATAGAGACAGGCGGTTTTTTTAACGTTGATTTCTCAACAAATGCTGGAAAATTCTGACTTATAGTGTTCGGTTCAAACTAACTAATGTTAAATCGAAGAACCGAGTCCGGCGTAGGCACCATAAAAGAAAATGCCCAAGACTGTAATTATACCTAAACCTGCGATCGTAGCGACGACCCACAGGGGAATTCTCCCACTTCCAGACACAGCTTCTCTCCTCCCTTAACAACAAATCAACACACGTTCAATAAACAAAGATTAACAACAGTAGTTCCAATTAGTTAAAGAAGTAACTGGAAAACAGAATCCCCAGAACGAAAACTAGTAGTAGTCCCAGGTATAGCGAAGTCCGGTTTAGTTCAACCGGCTGATTATTGGGATTGGGCGATCTTTCTACCATAATTGCTCCTAACGTTGAATAAATTGCATTGCGGCGATCGCGCCCAAAAAGAATACAGTTGGTACACCTAAAGTGTGAACTGCCAGCCATCTAACGGTAAAAATTGGATAGGTAACTGGTTGATTGATGTTATTGCCGCTAGTCATGATCTCAAACTACTTTCCAATAAATTGTTCAACTTGTTTTTTCGCTTCAAAACGGTTCTTCACAATGGGCACTTCTTGGCGTGCTGGTGTGAAATACTCGTTGGGACGAGGTGTGCCAAAGGCATCATAAGCCAGTCCAGTTTGCACAAATAGCCAACCAGCAATAAACAATGCCGGGATGGTGATGCTGTGAATTACCCAGTAACGAACGCTGGTAATGATGTCTGAAAACGGACGTTCTCCAGTGGTACCTGACATTTAGATCCCTACCTCCACAAAGAATGTTATAGAGTTTATTATCCTACAAAGTTAAGAAAGAGTTACAAGTTGCAACGTTCTTCTCAGAAATTGTACGTTGGGCATGGGGCATTGGGCATTGGGTATTTAGAATTGCTTATTTCTTCCTCATCTCCCTTATCTCCCCACTCCCTACTCCCTCTTACTCACTAAGCTGCTTCTGAGGAAGTTGCTTCAGGATTTGGGAGATATTTTAGCAATACGCCGCGATCGCCAATTATAAATCCCCGCTCTGGCTCTAAGAACACAATCTTGTACAAATTAGCCGCAACTTCTTCTATGTCACGGTCTTTTTCCCAGGTTTTACCACCGTCGCCACTGCGTAGTAAATTACCGCTACCGCCACCTACCCAAATTTCATCGGGTGTACGATATGCCAAATCCAGCAAACCCCAACTGGTGGATAACTCTGGATATTTTGCCTCTTGCCATTCTTCAGGTTTAGTTGGGTCACTAAACTGAACTTGACCTCCTCTAGCTAGTAACCACAATTGCCCATTCTCCGTAAAACCCATGTTTTCTAAACGCCGAGAACTATTGCGGTTATGGGGAACCCAAGCATCTTGCCCTGGTTCCCAAGTCGAGTAGAAGCTACCTTTAGCAGAAACAGCAATATATTTCCCATCAGCAGAACGTTCCAAGTTACGCACCACACCCACTGCTGATTCCACCTGGGCTTTCCAGTTTTTGCCACCGTCTGTGGTCTTATATATGGCCCCCACATCAGTAGCCATTTCAGCTGTATTGTCTGCTAGCGCCTTAACTGCGATCGGACTACCTGGTAACTTTTCGCTCAGGGGGATACGCGACCAAGAAGCACCTTCATCGGTCGTGTGTAGTAACAGTCCAGGCTCTCCGGCAATCCAGCCTTCTTTGCCTGCAAAACTTACTGAGTCAAAGCGATACTTCTGCTCATCCAGTTGCAGTGTTATTGGTTTCCAGGTATTACCACCGTCATTGGTTTCCAATAGGGTGGCATTGCTACCGACTAAATAGCCATGCTCAAGGTTATCAGTAAAAGCAATATCCAATAAATTCGAGTCTGTTGGCACAGAAATTACTTTCCAAGGGTTGTAGCTAACAGAGGGAACTTGGCTACAACCTATGCACATCAAGACTACTATTAACAAGGCAAATATTCGTTGCCAACCTTTCACAATTGAATGCATCAGTATTTCTTAGTTATTTCTAAATTTTTGTAGGAGTTGGCAGCCAGGATGCTGTAAATCCTGGCTTTTTGATTTTGAATTTTGTTAGCGCAGTGTAAAGCCTCTGGTAGAGAGCGTTATTTGGAATTGCTTAAAGGCTCTCATTGTAAGCCGTAAAGACTGATAAAAAACAAGAACCCAAGAGCCAAAGCACCAAAAATTAGGATATTCTTTTGGGTTGGCGTTAGGTTGTTAACACCCAAACCATAACCGAGATTTTCTTTAAAGCCGGATGCAGTACCGGCAGGGCCGATGTTGGCAAAAGCGGTCTTTTTAGCAGAACAAACTGGACAGCGCCAATTTATGGGCAGTTCTGCAAAGAGTACCCCGGAAGGAATATCATGCTTGTCATCTCCCTTCTCAGGTTCGTAAACATAACCGCAGGCGCGACACTCGTAGCGGTCTAACACCGGAGTCTCAACAGCTGGTTCGCTCATGGCTAAGGCCTCGCAGAGAAGAAATCTTAAATATACGTTAAAAATTATGACATAATTGTTAGACTTTTCTATCACTAGCAAAAGCGAATCAAATACCTGAAGTGCGTCTGTTTCCCAGATTTCAGAAAAACCAAACAGATATAATGTAAAAGAAAGTTACGCAGTTAAGGGATTTGGCATTGGGCATTGGGAATTGGGCATTGGGCATTGGGCATTGGGCATTGGTTAAAAATCAATAGTTATTCTCCCCCTGCTCCCCCTGCTCCCCCTGCTCTCTCATCTCCCCACTCCTCACTTAAAATACTCCATAAGCGGTAGATACTCATTGTGTTTGTCCTCAGCGGTTACGAGTACCTTCTAGGCTTCTTCATAGTCTGTAGCCTAGTTCCTGCCTTAGCGCTCTCAGCATCCAAGCTCCTACGACCCAGTAGTTACAGCCCAGAACGTCGCACTACTTATGAATCTGGTATGGAACCCATCGGGGGAGCCTGGATTCAGTTCAACATCCGCTACTACATGTTTGCTCTAGTCTTCGTCGTCTTTGATGTGGAGACTGTTTTCTTGTATCCTTGGGCGGTAGCTTTCCACCGTTTGGGGCTATTGGCTTTTATTGAAGCGCTAGTCTTTATTGCAATTCTTGTAGTCGCTTTAGTTTACGCGTGGCGTAAAGGAGCTTTGGAATGGTCTTGAATTCTAACTTAACAACCCAGGGTAAAGAACGAATCATCAACCCCATTGAGCGTACCAATGTCACTCAAGACCTTTCAGAAAACGTCATTTTGACGACGGTTGATGACCTCTACGACTGGGCGCGGCTTTCTAGTCTGTGGCCGTTGCTGTTTGGTACTGCTTGCTGCTTTATTGAGTTTGCAGCTTTAATTGGTTCCCGATTTGACTTTGACCGTTTTGGACTAATTCCCCGTTCTAGCCCCCGCCAAGCCGATTTAATTATTACGGCAGGGACTATTACGATGAAGATGGCTCCCCAACTGGTGCGTCTTTACGAACAAATGCCAGAGCCAAAGTATGTAATTGCGATGGGAGCTTGCACAATTACTGGCGGGATGTTCAGCGTTGATTCCCCTACGGCAGTGCGCGGAGTCGATAAACTGATTCCTGTGGATGTGTACTTGCCTGGTTGTCCTCCCCGTCCAGAAGCAATTATCGACGCAATCATTAAGCTGCGGAAGAAAATCTCCAATGAATCGATGCAAGAGCGGGATAAAATTAAGCAAACTCACCGCTATTACAGCACGACTCATAATTTGAAGCCAGTAGAAGAAATCTTAACTGGTAAGTATTTGCAGTCAGACACTCGCTATGCACCACCAAAGGAATTGGCGGAAGCGATTGGTATGCCAATACCACCTGCACTGCTGACAGAAAAGGCGCAAAAGGAGGAACAAACCCGTGGCTGAAGAAGAATCTAAACCAGTACCAGCAGCGAAAGAAGAGTCATTGGTACAAGCGGGTAAAGTTTCCCAGTGGTTGACGGAAAATGGCTTTGACCATGAGTTTTTGGCACCAGACAAAAATGGTGTAGAGATAATTAAGGTGGCGGCAGATTTCTTGCTTCCCACCGCTACAGCCCTTTATGCTTATGGGTTTAATTATCTCCAGTGTCAAGGTGGTATTGACCTTGGCCCAGGACAAGAATTGGTGAGTATGTATCACTTGATTAAAGTCGGTGATAATAGCGATCGCCCCGAAGAAGTTCGAGTTAAGGTGTTCTTACCACGGGAAAACCCCGTAGTGCCTTCTGTGTACTGGATTTGGAAGACCGCAGATTGGCAAGAGCGCGAGTCTTACGATATGTACGGCATTATCTACGAAGGACACCCAAATCTCAAGCGGATTTTGATGCCGGAAGATTGGGTAGGTTGGCCTTTGCGGAAGGATTACATCTCGCCTGATTTTTATGAGTTGCAGGACGCTTATTAGAGATTGTTGAATAGAGACGCGATTCATCGCGTCTGTACAATATAGTTCTGGGTTTCGGCAGTGATTAACCCCTTTCCGGTGGCGGAGAGGGGTTATGTTTTTGGTGTCTCATGTAACAGTTGGTTGGCAATATTGGCTGTAATTCATTGACTATAGGACTTACGCATTAACAGGAAATACCAAATATGTGGTACTTATTTCAGGCATTAAACCTTGATTTTTCGACACTTTTTAGGCGATCGCTATTTATCCAAGGATGATTGATAAAAGCCTGAAACAATATATTCTCGTTAATGCACAAGATAATGAATTTGTAAAGTTCGTAAGTCCTATATACTTATACTATGTAAAGGTAATCAAATTCTCTATGATTACAAACACTAATACCCAAATGAAAACCAATCAATACCCATTTGCTCAAGAATTAATCACAGATACTCAAGGTAACATTCGTAAAGTAGTTATAGATTTTCAAGACTATCTACGCTTATTAGAAGTAATTGAAGATGAAGGATTGATATTAGCAATAAAGGAAGTACAACAAGAAATACCATTAAATATTAATGAAGCATTAGCCGGATTAGAAAGAGAGTGAATACCCAGTATTTATCCAGTTTTATTAAAGATTTAAAAGCACTCAAAAGTCCACTTTACTACGAGACAATTAAAGTACTTGCTTTTGAATAAATACCACAAATAGCTAACTTCGAATAAATTAGTAATATCAAAAAAGTTTCAAGGATATGATGATATTTATCGTATTCGTATAGGTGATTATCGTATCGGAATTATATTTGACGGTGAAACAGTAATATTTCAGCGTGTCTTACATCGTAAAGATATTTATCGATATTTTCCAAAGTAAGTCAAATTAGTTATTTTGTGGAATTTTGGCGATCGCTCTTTTGAACGAACCACAGAGGCGTAGAGAACGCAGAGGAAGGAGAGGGCGCTTTTCATTAAATACGTACTGTGAGTACGTTTACTTATCCCTCTTTTGTCACTTTCAGAAAACAATAATCGAACCAAAATTCTGAAACTTTTATCTAGTCGAGCTTTGAGCTTTTATTTTCTAACAGTAACTCAGTTTTGTAGACAAAACATGGAGATGCAAGCCCTGAAAGGCTTTCAGAGTTTGGGTTCCACCAAAGTGACAAAAGAGGGTTATGGTGTATTCCCTCATAAAATCGCAAGACGAACTAAGTGTTCGTTTTTTAGAGTGGAGTACTTAATGGATTACGAAGCAGTTCGACGACGCTTTGGTAGTAGAGTGCGTCATCTTCGAGAGGAGAAAGGTATTACACAAGAACGTTTAGCTGAATTGATAGGGAAAACTATAGAACACGTTAGCTTATTGGAGCGAGGTGAACGCTCTCCATCATTTGAAGTAATTTTAGAGACTGCTAATGCACTCAATATTTCAGTTTCTTATCTAATGAATATTGAGCAGACAAATGATAATACTGATACTATAAATACTCTGCTAGTTGCTCCAGTGTCTCCTACTCTAGTTAAGCCTGTCGAAGAGCCTATTACCACAAAAAATAAGCGTAGTTCTGATATTGAGCGGTTACAATTGGCATTTAACGGTATTCGAGAAATGCAAAAACTAGCAGATGAATATGGCATTAATGATATCTTGCAGGACAATGGTGGAAAAGTTCTACAGGTACTCATTCTATTAGGTTTACGTATATCTCCAGGTAGAGAAGGAAACGATGCTATTGATGCAGATGATAATGAATATGAATTAAAAACAATAAATCGCGCACTTAATAAAAATGCTGGTGTAACTACACACCATCATCTCAATAGAGATATAGGACTAGTATTTGATTTATGAAAAAATCTAAGTATATGTAGGGTGTGTTACGGCTTCCGTAACGCACCAAAATCTTCGGATGGTGCGTTAGCCTACGGCATAACACACCCTACTCAAATATTTTCAGAAATCAAATATGATTCCTATATTCTTTGTAAGTATCGATCCGTCAAAGCATGGTATATAGCAGTGTATGAAGGTATAGAATTGATCGAAATTTATAAAGTCCCTTCTTCTATTCTCGAAGAAAAATTTCAACAATGGGAGATTAAGCTACAAACACAGGAATCTATAAATAATCCCAAGATACCAATGAAATTGGTTAAAAAAGGTGAAATTGTTTACACTAAACAAATAAACACACATTAGCAAAATTACATACTTATTGAGATTCAATTCAGAATTCTATATTTCTAACTTAAGTTGACCATAAGTTGCGATTTTGATATTTTCTTCCATATTAATCAGATTTTTAAATATTTCTAAAGATTGATGCAAACTTAGATTTACATCCATAAATCTAAAAGCAGAAGCAGCTAAGTAAGACTTGTTTTGCTCAAAAGATATCCAATGTCTCTGCGATACTTCCGCTGCTGCACCAGTAGTATTAGAGCCAGCAAATATATCAAGTACTATATCTGCTGGTTCTGTAAGAAAGTTAATAAAAAATGTAGGTAATTTTTGCGGAAAACGTGCTGGATGTGGAGAAATTTCCGCTGCTTTACAAAGTTGCATATACCTAGAATTGCTTTCGGTATTAGCAATTTGCAACAAATTGGAAGGAATTGCTCCTCCATTATCATTAGCAAAAGCAGAGCCAATATCATGTCCTGAAGGACGTGTTTTAGGTTTGTAATATTTTTCAGGATTGGCTTGCAGCTTTTTCATTCTTTCAGAATAAGGAACAAGAACCTTACTCACGTCAGCTTTAGGATTATCAGTTTTTGATAACCACCAGATAGTGTTGACTGAATCTTTCGCCCTAATTTTGCGTTTATTCACCCATTCAATAGGTGAAGGGAGCTTAGATGGGTTATACCAAAAGAACTCCTCAGCTAAACGAAAATTTAGTTCATCACATAGTCTAATTAAAATACGATAATTATGAAGTGATCGCACAGGACGCTTAGTTTGATATGCTCCCCCAAGATCAATTACAAAACTTCCATCGGGCTTTAGTACACGATAAACTTTTTTACAGAAAGCAAAAAGCCAATCTACATAAGCTTCTTGATCAACATTACCGTAAATTTTTTCACGTTGTAGTGCAAAGGGAGGAGAAGTAATCACTAGATTAATAGAATCTGATTCAACTTTATCTAGTAATTCAAGCGAATCTCCAAGATATGCATAGCCATAGTCTGTAGTGTACAAAGGTGTTCCAGATACAATAGATACCATTCTTAGCTAATTAATATATATTTTTATTAACTATTTGTAATTATAATATGGCAATCGAAATTTAAACGTGAAAAAATACGGAGATTAAAAGTAAGTATTTATAAGCTTTTTAACCATTTTCTTTTTCATGAATCATTTAGTATTCTCATATACTACTAATTAAAAAAGTGTACTACTTTTTTGTTGAATTAAAAAAAACTTGCCCTGAGAATATCAAACCCCCAAGGCAAGCCAACTCTCTACATTCTTTCTCTACTCCGCGCTCTCTGCGCCTCTGCGGTTCGTTAAAGTTGCTTCACTTCCGAAACCAACTTCGCCACCATATCCTTCGCACTACCAAAAAGCATCGTAGTTTTATCCTTGTAGAACAACTCATTATCTACACCGGCAAAACCCGTACTCATCCCGCGCTTAATTACAATCGTCTGCTTCGCCCGATCTACTTCCAAAATCGGCATACCATAAATCGGGCTACTTGTATCACTTCGCGCCGCCGGATTTACTACATCATTTGCCCCAATTACTAAAGCCACATCTGCTTGATCGAACTGGGGATTAATATCATCCATGTCGTACAACTGGGTATAAGGCACATTTGCCTCCGCCAGCAACACATTCATGTGCCCCGGCATTCTTCCAGCAACGGGGTGAATGGCATACTTGACATCAACGCCCATTTTTTCTAACTGATCTGACAATTCCCGGACGCTATGTTGCGCTTGGGCAACTGCCATACCATAACCAGGAACAATTACCACAGAACGGGCATAACCCAACATCATCGCCCCTTCTTCAGGATCAATGCTGCGGACAGTTTGATCAGTCGCAGCACCACTAGCAGCACCACCTGAACTAGAACCTGTACCAAAAGCGCTGAACAGCACACTAAATAAGGAGCGGTTCATCGCTTTACACATAATCTCGGTAAGGATTAAGCCAGATGCTCCCACCAAAGCACCAGCGATGATTAACATGTTGTTCATCACCACGAACCCAGCCGCCGCCGCCGCCACACCTGACAACGAGTTCAACAGCGAGATTACCACTGGCATATCGCCGCCACCAATGGGGATGACGAACATCACGCCCAGCACCAATGAAACGCCAACCACTCCCAAGAATATGGGTAAACTATCTGGTGTGATGATTAAGTAGGCACTACCTACTATATAAGCACCCAGAAGCAAGAGGTTAAATGGTTGCTGGAATGGGAATGTAATCGGGGAACCGCTAATTAAACCTTGCAATTTGGCAAAGGCGAGAAAACTACCTGTGAAGGTAACACCACCGATTAACACGTCCAATAGCATGGAAATGTTCACATCTAGGGGTATCGCCTGAGAACTATCTAACAACCGCCAGAATTCGGCAACGGCTACTAATGCCGAAGCCGCACCGCCCAAACCGTTGAGTAAACCCACCATTTGGGGCATTTCAGTCATTTGGACTTTGTAGGCAACGATCGCACCAATTCCCGATCCAATCGCCAAGCCCAACAATATCATCTCGTAGTTCAACACATGTTGATCAAGCATTGTCGCTGCGATCGCTAGCAGCATTCCCACAGCCGCTACAATATTACCGTTTCTCGCTGTAGCAGGTGATCCCAGCTTTTTCAAGCCCAGAATGAATAACGATGCAGCGACTAAGTACGTCAGCTGAATGCCAGTTGGTAAAAAGTCGCTCACGCCTTAATCTCCTTCTTCTTGAACATTTGCAACATTCTGTCTGTCACTAAAAAACCACCCACAACGTTGATTGTTGCCAGTATTACAGCAATCAAGCCGAGAATTACTGACACACTTGTGTCTTTTGCACCAGCAGCAACTATTGCTCCAAGTACCGCAATCCCAGAAATCGCGTTTGAGCCTGACATCAAGGGCGTGTGTAGAGTCGGTGGTATTTTGTTGATGACTTCAAAACCGATAAAAGATGCCAAAACAAATACAAACAAAGCAGCAAGTAATGCCTCTGTCATGAAATCAAAACTCCTTGTGTAAATGGGCATTGGGCATTGGGCATTGGGCATTGGGCATTAGTTATTCTTTCTCCCCTATTCCCCACTCCCTATTCCCCATTCCCCGTTCCCTAATTAACCGCCGGTTGTTGAGTATTCAAAGCTTGTAGTGCATCCCGCACTCGTTGATTGCGAATTTCACCAGCGTGGGTAACGCAAGCTGCATCAACGATGTCGTCGCTAAAATCCACCTGTAAAGCTTTGTCTTTAATTAGCAATTGCATCAACGAAGTTACGTTCTTGGCATACAATTGGCTGGCGTGAATTGGCATCGATGATGGGAGATTGATGGGGCCGATAATTGTTACACCGTTCCACACAATATCTTTACCTGGTTCGGTGCAGGCGCAGTTACCACCCTGTTCAGCAGCCAAATCCACAATCACTGAACCTGGTTTCATCTGTGCCACCATTTCTTCTGTGACGAGGCGTGGTGCTTGTCTCCCAGGAACTTGAGCGGTGGTAATCACCACGTCAGAATTTTTGATGTGTTCGGCGACAACTTCTTGAGTACGTTGTTTGCTAGCCTCAGAAATTTCCTTGGCGTAACCACCAGCAGCAACAGTTTCTTCGTCTAACTTAACTTCAACAAATTTTGCCCCTAAGCTTTGCACTTCTTCTTTGACGGCGGGACGAATATCAAAGGCTTCTACCACTGCTCCTAAACGTCTAGCGGTGGCGATCGCTTGCAATCCGGCTACACCAGCGCCCATAATAAATACTTTCGCTGGCGCGATCGTACCTGCGGCTGTGGTTAACATCGGGAAATATTTCGGTAATGCAGCTGCCGCAATTAGTACTGCTTTGTAACCTGCTAATGAAGCTTGCGAGGACAAAGCATCCATACTTTGCGCCCTGGTAGTACGG encodes:
- a CDS encoding photosynthesis system II assembly factor Ycf48; translation: MHSIVKGWQRIFALLIVVLMCIGCSQVPSVSYNPWKVISVPTDSNLLDIAFTDNLEHGYLVGSNATLLETNDGGNTWKPITLQLDEQKYRFDSVSFAGKEGWIAGEPGLLLHTTDEGASWSRIPLSEKLPGSPIAVKALADNTAEMATDVGAIYKTTDGGKNWKAQVESAVGVVRNLERSADGKYIAVSAKGSFYSTWEPGQDAWVPHNRNSSRRLENMGFTENGQLWLLARGGQVQFSDPTKPEEWQEAKYPELSTSWGLLDLAYRTPDEIWVGGGSGNLLRSGDGGKTWEKDRDIEEVAANLYKIVFLEPERGFIIGDRGVLLKYLPNPEATSSEAA
- a CDS encoding rubredoxin, with the protein product MSEPAVETPVLDRYECRACGYVYEPEKGDDKHDIPSGVLFAELPINWRCPVCSAKKTAFANIGPAGTASGFKENLGYGLGVNNLTPTQKNILIFGALALGFLFFISLYGLQ
- the ndhC gene encoding photosynthetic/respiratory NAD(P)H-quinone oxidoreductase subunit C; translation: MFVLSGYEYLLGFFIVCSLVPALALSASKLLRPSSYSPERRTTYESGMEPIGGAWIQFNIRYYMFALVFVVFDVETVFLYPWAVAFHRLGLLAFIEALVFIAILVVALVYAWRKGALEWS
- a CDS encoding photosystem II reaction center protein J — protein: MSGSGRIPLWVVATIAGLGIITVLGIFFYGAYAGLGSSI
- a CDS encoding photosystem I reaction center subunit VIII, whose translation is MAASFLPSIFVPIIGWVLPAITFAFLFLYIESDDIS
- the psbE gene encoding cytochrome b559 subunit alpha; the encoded protein is MSGTTGERPFSDIITSVRYWVIHSITIPALFIAGWLFVQTGLAYDAFGTPRPNEYFTPARQEVPIVKNRFEAKKQVEQFIGK
- a CDS encoding DNA-methyltransferase; its protein translation is MVSIVSGTPLYTTDYGYAYLGDSLELLDKVESDSINLVITSPPFALQREKIYGNVDQEAYVDWLFAFCKKVYRVLKPDGSFVIDLGGAYQTKRPVRSLHNYRILIRLCDELNFRLAEEFFWYNPSKLPSPIEWVNKRKIRAKDSVNTIWWLSKTDNPKADVSKVLVPYSERMKKLQANPEKYYKPKTRPSGHDIGSAFANDNGGAIPSNLLQIANTESNSRYMQLCKAAEISPHPARFPQKLPTFFINFLTEPADIVLDIFAGSNTTGAAAEVSQRHWISFEQNKSYLAASAFRFMDVNLSLHQSLEIFKNLINMEENIKIATYGQLKLEI
- a CDS encoding photosystem II reaction center protein L, coding for MVERSPNPNNQPVELNRTSLYLGLLLVFVLGILFSSYFFN
- a CDS encoding NAD(P)(+) transhydrogenase (Re/Si-specific) subunit beta; amino-acid sequence: MSDFLPTGIQLTYLVAASLFILGLKKLGSPATARNGNIVAAVGMLLAIAATMLDQHVLNYEMILLGLAIGSGIGAIVAYKVQMTEMPQMVGLLNGLGGAASALVAVAEFWRLLDSSQAIPLDVNISMLLDVLIGGVTFTGSFLAFAKLQGLISGSPITFPFQQPFNLLLLGAYIVGSAYLIITPDSLPIFLGVVGVSLVLGVMFVIPIGGGDMPVVISLLNSLSGVAAAAAGFVVMNNMLIIAGALVGASGLILTEIMCKAMNRSLFSVLFSAFGTGSSSGGAASGAATDQTVRSIDPEEGAMMLGYARSVVIVPGYGMAVAQAQHSVRELSDQLEKMGVDVKYAIHPVAGRMPGHMNVLLAEANVPYTQLYDMDDINPQFDQADVALVIGANDVVNPAARSDTSSPIYGMPILEVDRAKQTIVIKRGMSTGFAGVDNELFYKDKTTMLFGSAKDMVAKLVSEVKQL
- a CDS encoding NAD(P)H-quinone oxidoreductase subunit J encodes the protein MAEEESKPVPAAKEESLVQAGKVSQWLTENGFDHEFLAPDKNGVEIIKVAADFLLPTATALYAYGFNYLQCQGGIDLGPGQELVSMYHLIKVGDNSDRPEEVRVKVFLPRENPVVPSVYWIWKTADWQERESYDMYGIIYEGHPNLKRILMPEDWVGWPLRKDYISPDFYELQDAY
- the psbF gene encoding cytochrome b559 subunit beta, coding for MTSGNNINQPVTYPIFTVRWLAVHTLGVPTVFFLGAIAAMQFIQR
- the ndhK gene encoding photosynthetic/respiratory NAD(P)H-quinone oxidoreductase subunit K — its product is MVLNSNLTTQGKERIINPIERTNVTQDLSENVILTTVDDLYDWARLSSLWPLLFGTACCFIEFAALIGSRFDFDRFGLIPRSSPRQADLIITAGTITMKMAPQLVRLYEQMPEPKYVIAMGACTITGGMFSVDSPTAVRGVDKLIPVDVYLPGCPPRPEAIIDAIIKLRKKISNESMQERDKIKQTHRYYSTTHNLKPVEEILTGKYLQSDTRYAPPKELAEAIGMPIPPALLTEKAQKEEQTRG